Proteins encoded within one genomic window of Cellulomonas xiejunii:
- a CDS encoding YbjN domain-containing protein, producing the protein MSTPGWLLRVLGGLPKPTKGHSLDDQPPRPLTRDRVADYLLARGYRFVVDDDGDLTGTWDGSRFWFLLLGDQQEILQVRGRWHRSLPVEQRRALALAINDWNRERIWPKAYVREEEGMLAVYAEVSADLEPGVTDVQLAQLLACGLGTGVQLFAALDPVVPADGAPPADVPDN; encoded by the coding sequence GTGAGCACGCCCGGCTGGCTGCTGCGCGTCCTGGGCGGGCTGCCGAAGCCGACCAAGGGCCACTCGCTCGACGACCAGCCGCCGCGCCCGCTGACCCGCGACCGCGTCGCCGACTACCTCCTGGCACGCGGTTACCGGTTCGTCGTCGACGACGACGGCGACCTCACGGGTACGTGGGACGGCAGCCGGTTCTGGTTCCTGCTGCTCGGCGACCAGCAGGAGATCCTGCAGGTGCGGGGCCGTTGGCACCGCTCGCTGCCGGTGGAGCAGCGCCGGGCCCTCGCGCTGGCAATCAACGACTGGAACCGCGAGCGCATCTGGCCGAAGGCGTACGTCCGCGAGGAGGAGGGGATGCTCGCGGTGTACGCCGAGGTCTCCGCCGACCTCGAGCCCGGCGTCACCGACGTGCAGCTGGCGCAGCTGCTCGCGTGCGGACTCGGGACCGGGGTGCAGCTCTTCGCGGCGCTCGACCCCGTCGTGCCGGCGGACGGCGCCCCACCCGCGGACGTCCCGGACAACTGA
- a CDS encoding YbjN domain-containing protein, whose translation MGWFRQLARRWVGARPAADASPAQVDDVELHDRVAELLVRELGTAEHGSTLPTAVSPARIASWMTENQFSYFIDNDGDLGGLWRGRLFYFFLFGQQAEILQVRGQWHRELAIERLEEVLDLCNEWNAERIWPKAYVRVRDNGRVHVVAEVATDLEHGATDAQLSQILFCGLSTGSMLFDALDERYPDPAGAAP comes from the coding sequence ATGGGGTGGTTCCGTCAGCTCGCCCGCCGATGGGTCGGTGCACGCCCGGCGGCGGACGCGTCGCCGGCCCAGGTCGACGACGTCGAGCTGCACGACCGGGTCGCCGAGCTCCTCGTCCGCGAGCTGGGCACGGCCGAGCACGGGAGCACGCTCCCCACCGCCGTGTCGCCCGCGCGGATCGCGTCCTGGATGACGGAGAACCAGTTCTCGTACTTCATCGACAACGACGGGGACCTCGGTGGCCTGTGGCGGGGTCGCCTGTTCTACTTCTTCCTGTTCGGCCAGCAGGCGGAGATCCTGCAGGTCCGCGGCCAGTGGCACCGCGAGCTGGCGATCGAACGGCTCGAGGAGGTGCTCGACCTGTGCAACGAGTGGAACGCCGAGCGCATCTGGCCCAAGGCGTACGTGCGCGTGCGTGACAACGGCCGCGTCCACGTCGTCGCCGAGGTCGCCACCGACCTCGAGCACGGCGCGACGGACGCCCAGCTGAGCCAGATCCTGTTCTGCGGGCTGTCGACGGGGAGCATGCTGTTCGACGCGCTCGACGAGCGCTACCCGGATCCCGCGGGAGCAGCCCCGTGA
- the miaA gene encoding tRNA (adenosine(37)-N6)-dimethylallyltransferase MiaA, translating into MSLVVAVVGPTATGKSDLALDLAQALGAEVVNTDAMQLYRGMDVGTAKLAPHERRGVPHHLLDVLDPREEASVADYQDTARGVLADLADRHVRAVAVGGSGLYVRALLDRMEFPGTDPELRATLEQRVEEEGTRALHDELAAADPVAAAGIGPRNARRIVRALEVIALTGRPYSASLPRHEYEVPAVQIGLDCDRATLDERIERRVDRMWDQGLLEEVRRLAEHGMGRTASRAVGYAQALAQLEGALAADAARAATAAGTRRLARKQMGWFGRDPRVHWLDAQDPDLVPRALDLVAAADAGRLPHPDPGAVVRRTLGS; encoded by the coding sequence GTGAGCCTCGTGGTGGCCGTGGTGGGTCCCACGGCGACGGGGAAGTCCGATCTGGCGCTGGACCTCGCGCAGGCGCTGGGTGCCGAGGTCGTCAACACCGACGCGATGCAGCTGTACCGCGGGATGGACGTCGGTACCGCGAAGCTCGCGCCGCACGAGCGGCGGGGAGTGCCGCACCACCTCCTCGACGTGCTCGACCCGCGCGAGGAGGCCTCGGTCGCCGACTACCAGGACACCGCGCGCGGTGTGCTGGCCGATCTGGCCGACCGGCACGTGCGGGCCGTCGCGGTCGGCGGGTCGGGGCTGTACGTGCGCGCCCTGCTCGACCGCATGGAGTTCCCGGGGACGGACCCGGAGCTGAGGGCGACGCTCGAGCAGCGGGTCGAGGAGGAGGGGACCCGGGCCCTGCACGACGAGCTCGCCGCGGCCGACCCCGTGGCGGCCGCGGGCATCGGGCCACGCAACGCCCGGCGCATCGTCCGTGCCCTGGAGGTCATCGCGCTGACGGGCCGGCCGTACTCCGCGAGCCTCCCGCGCCACGAGTACGAGGTACCGGCGGTGCAGATCGGGCTCGACTGCGACCGTGCGACGCTCGACGAGCGCATCGAGCGTCGTGTGGACCGGATGTGGGACCAGGGGCTCCTCGAGGAGGTCCGGCGGCTCGCGGAGCACGGGATGGGGCGCACCGCGTCGCGCGCGGTCGGCTACGCGCAGGCCCTCGCGCAGCTGGAGGGCGCCCTCGCGGCGGACGCCGCCCGGGCCGCGACGGCCGCCGGTACGCGGCGTCTGGCCCGCAAGCAGATGGGCTGGTTCGGTCGCGACCCGCGGGTGCACTGGCTCGACGCGCAGGACCCGGACCTCGTCCCCCGGGCGCTCGACCTCGTGGCCGCCGCCGACGCCGGTCGGCTGCCGCACCCGGACCCGGGCGCGGTCGTGCGCCGTACGCTGGGCTCGTGA
- the dapF gene encoding diaminopimelate epimerase encodes MTTPTVPSPVATAGAPSADGTRARTLAVTKGHGTQNDFVLLDDRDGELELTPALVRQLCDRRAGLGADGVIRLVATQRLGEASAAAPGTTWFMDYRNADGSVAQMCGNGVRVFARYAHRLGLWDPATGPLDVGTRAGVRTVVTTRAESGDGPWFTVGMGAVVLPAGAAALASGGDAQVDVAGLAVTRPGLSVDVGNPHTVVVLAQESDLDAVDLTVPPVVEPVPVDGTNVELVVPLGEMTSADGRVTGRIRMRVHERGVGETRSCGTGAVAAAAAVRAWGGPQAPDVWLVDVPGGTVRVTLHADGRADLAGPAVLVADATVDLAALPA; translated from the coding sequence GTGACCACCCCGACCGTCCCGAGCCCCGTCGCGACCGCCGGTGCGCCGTCGGCCGACGGCACACGCGCGCGCACGCTCGCGGTGACCAAGGGCCACGGCACGCAGAACGACTTCGTGCTCCTCGACGACCGTGACGGCGAGCTCGAGCTGACGCCGGCGCTGGTCCGGCAGCTGTGCGACAGACGTGCAGGGCTGGGCGCGGACGGCGTGATCCGTCTGGTCGCGACGCAGCGGCTCGGCGAGGCGTCCGCCGCGGCGCCGGGCACGACGTGGTTCATGGACTACCGCAACGCCGACGGCTCGGTCGCGCAGATGTGCGGCAACGGTGTCCGCGTCTTCGCGCGGTACGCGCACCGCCTGGGCCTGTGGGACCCGGCGACGGGGCCGTTGGACGTCGGGACGCGGGCGGGTGTGCGGACCGTCGTGACCACGCGTGCCGAGAGCGGAGACGGGCCCTGGTTCACTGTCGGGATGGGCGCGGTCGTGCTGCCGGCGGGCGCGGCGGCGCTCGCGTCGGGCGGTGACGCGCAGGTCGACGTCGCCGGTCTGGCCGTGACGCGGCCCGGGCTGTCCGTGGACGTGGGCAACCCGCACACGGTCGTCGTGCTCGCGCAGGAGTCGGACCTGGACGCGGTCGACCTGACCGTGCCGCCCGTCGTCGAGCCCGTCCCCGTCGACGGCACGAACGTCGAGCTCGTGGTGCCCCTGGGGGAGATGACGTCCGCCGACGGTCGCGTGACGGGACGCATCCGCATGCGGGTGCACGAGCGCGGTGTGGGCGAGACCCGCTCGTGCGGCACGGGTGCCGTGGCCGCTGCCGCCGCCGTGCGCGCGTGGGGCGGGCCGCAGGCTCCCGACGTGTGGCTCGTCGACGTCCCGGGCGGCACCGTGCGCGTCACGCTGCACGCGGACGGCCGGGCCGACCTCGCCGGACCGGCCGTGCTCGTGGCCGACGCCACCGTGGACCTGGCGGCGCTGCCCGCGTGA
- a CDS encoding MFS transporter: MTPRTDGTSPDAMWRARRTTAYAMFALVVLVAFESFAVTTVMPQVADVLDGRTLYAFAFAGPLATGVVGMVVAGAWSDRRGPAAPFAAGVALFVVGLLVAGSAAHMPVLVVGRLAQGLGGGVVNVTLLVAVARAYPPVLHPRVFAWFSTAWVLPSVVGPSLAGLVADVAGWRWVFLGVAVLVVPAAVPLLGTVRGLGPVVQEDVGPRSDREPDDALRRVGWSVLVAVAVLALNLAAQLPPPWSHVVAVTAVLVALAAARPLLPRGALRAGLGLPGVITTRLLLSGAFFGAQVYVPYLLVERDGWGTTASGLGLSTAALAWSGASVVQGRLGGRLRSRTAVRIGTVLVLVGVAGAAAVTVLGLPAWALVVVWTASGAGMGIGSSRLNVLLLGWSAPRDQGRNSAANSIADSVGAALALALTGVVFVAAGGDEGYTDAGPFVLAFAVTAVLALGAAAVAPRVGVPTTERPDDAPSVGTARASAPIT, from the coding sequence ATGACCCCCCGCACGGACGGCACCTCGCCCGACGCGATGTGGCGCGCGCGGCGCACGACCGCGTACGCGATGTTCGCGCTCGTCGTCCTCGTGGCGTTCGAGTCGTTCGCCGTCACGACCGTGATGCCGCAGGTCGCCGACGTCCTCGACGGACGCACCCTGTACGCGTTCGCGTTCGCCGGCCCCCTGGCGACCGGCGTCGTCGGCATGGTGGTGGCCGGGGCGTGGTCGGACCGACGCGGGCCTGCTGCGCCCTTCGCAGCCGGCGTCGCGCTGTTCGTCGTCGGTCTGCTCGTCGCCGGCTCCGCCGCCCACATGCCGGTCCTCGTGGTCGGGCGCCTGGCCCAGGGACTGGGGGGCGGGGTCGTCAACGTCACGCTGCTCGTGGCCGTCGCGCGCGCCTACCCCCCGGTGCTGCACCCCCGGGTGTTCGCCTGGTTCTCGACCGCGTGGGTGCTGCCCTCGGTGGTGGGTCCGTCGCTCGCGGGCCTCGTGGCGGACGTCGCCGGGTGGCGCTGGGTGTTCCTGGGCGTCGCGGTCCTGGTGGTGCCCGCCGCGGTCCCCCTGCTCGGGACGGTCCGCGGGCTCGGTCCCGTCGTCCAGGAGGACGTCGGTCCGCGGTCGGACCGCGAGCCGGACGACGCGCTGCGCCGGGTCGGCTGGTCCGTGCTCGTCGCGGTCGCGGTCCTCGCGCTCAACCTCGCGGCGCAGCTGCCACCGCCCTGGTCCCACGTCGTCGCGGTCACGGCTGTGCTCGTCGCGCTCGCTGCCGCCCGACCGCTCCTGCCCCGAGGCGCCCTGCGCGCGGGCCTGGGTCTGCCGGGCGTCATCACCACGCGCCTGCTGCTGTCGGGAGCGTTCTTCGGGGCGCAGGTGTACGTGCCGTACCTGCTGGTGGAGCGCGACGGCTGGGGCACGACCGCGAGCGGGCTGGGCCTGTCGACGGCAGCGCTCGCGTGGTCGGGCGCCTCGGTCGTGCAGGGCCGGCTCGGGGGTCGGCTCCGCAGCCGCACCGCCGTGCGCATCGGGACCGTCCTCGTGCTCGTGGGTGTCGCAGGTGCGGCCGCCGTGACGGTGCTCGGCCTGCCGGCCTGGGCGCTCGTCGTCGTCTGGACGGCCTCGGGAGCCGGCATGGGGATCGGGTCGTCGCGGCTGAACGTGCTGCTGCTGGGCTGGTCCGCACCGCGGGACCAGGGCCGCAACAGCGCGGCCAACTCGATCGCCGACTCGGTCGGTGCCGCCCTCGCGCTCGCGCTGACGGGTGTCGTGTTCGTCGCCGCGGGCGGCGACGAGGGCTACACCGACGCGGGCCCGTTCGTGCTGGCCTTCGCCGTCACGGCGGTCCTCGCGCTGGGTGCCGCGGCCGTCGCCCCCCGCGTCGGCGTCCCGACCACCGAGCGTCCGGACGACGCACCGTCCGTGGGGACCGCGCGCGCCAGCGCCCCGATCACCTGA